TAACATGCTTGGGTAGTAATTTTAGATAATAGAGCAGTGCTTATAATAAATTGAAAGCGCAGAACCAACACCATCCATAATAATGCTGGCCTACGAACAAATAGCTGGCTTATTAATACTACTGTTATATTTAACTACTATTAAGGACTCAGCTATGAATATTAATGTTGGAAGTACTGATAGAATGCTTCGTATAGTCGCCGGTTTAGTGGTTATCGGATTGGGTGCTTATTACCAAAGCTGGTGGGGCGTGGTTGGCTTAGTACCTTTATTAACCGGTACGTTTCGTTTTTGTCCACTGTATACCATGCTGGGTACCAACACCTGTAAGCGTTAATTGGTTGTAGTAGTGAAGTAATGACAGGGTCAATAGTGCAAAGCGCTATTGGCTCTTTTAAAATAGATTCTGTTAAGATAAGAGTCCTGTTATGAGTGAAAAGTATCAACTAAAGTATTACTATGCGCGCACTGCCAAGCAACCAATTGCGTACCAGTTACTAGGCTGAGTGCAGTGCTGCCCAGTTACAGTAAATGGAGAAAGTTATGAATCCATACGAACGCTATGTATTACCAAAAATGATTGATCTTGCCTGTGGCACCAGTGGGGTCATGGAGGCGCGGTCGAAAATCGTACCCCAAGCAATAGGTGAGGTACTGGAAATTGGCATCGGTAGCGGTCTCAATCTACCGTTTTATGACCCAAAAAAAGTTTCTTCTATTGTTGGTATCGACCCTGCCGCCCAGATGCAGGCTCTTGGGCGCCAGCGAGCGGCCGCTATTAGTATCCCTGTTGAAATGGTCGCAGCGGATGTTCAGGGTATTCATGCCGAGACAGATCGCTTTGACACCATTGTTATAACTTTTACCCTATGCAGCATCAGTGACCCAATATCGGCGCTTCAGGAAATGGGACGACTACTCAAGCCTGGCGGCCGACTGTTATTCTGTGAACATGGACTGGCCCCAGATTCTTCGGTCGAGCGTTGGCAGCACCGATTAACACCTTTGTGGAAGCCCTTGGCTGGGGGCTGTCATCTGAACCGTGATATCCCAGCGCTCATCGAAGCGAGCGGCTTTATCGTCGAGGAGCTGAGTGCAGCGTATTTATCTGGGCCACGGCCGATGACCTATGTATACAGTGGCTGGGCACACCAAGCAGTATAGACATGCCGTTCATTTAAACGTTCGGTAACGGGTAACTGACTGCGCGAGTTGCGCAACAGGACGTTAACAGCAAGCCTTGTTACTTGTTATCTGCTATCTACAAAAAATTATCTACGAAGCAAACCTATCAAATAAACGCGACTATTACAGTCAGTATAGGAGTCATATTATGAGTGAACAAGCGAG
The sequence above is a segment of the Psychrobacter sp. PL19 genome. Coding sequences within it:
- a CDS encoding YgaP family membrane protein, which translates into the protein MNINVGSTDRMLRIVAGLVVIGLGAYYQSWWGVVGLVPLLTGTFRFCPLYTMLGTNTCKR
- a CDS encoding class I SAM-dependent methyltransferase, whose translation is MNPYERYVLPKMIDLACGTSGVMEARSKIVPQAIGEVLEIGIGSGLNLPFYDPKKVSSIVGIDPAAQMQALGRQRAAAISIPVEMVAADVQGIHAETDRFDTIVITFTLCSISDPISALQEMGRLLKPGGRLLFCEHGLAPDSSVERWQHRLTPLWKPLAGGCHLNRDIPALIEASGFIVEELSAAYLSGPRPMTYVYSGWAHQAV